A single genomic interval of Candidatus Methylarchaceae archaeon HK02M2 harbors:
- a CDS encoding rhomboid family intramembrane serine protease, with protein sequence MFPLFDENPTRTKPYITWSLILINVLVFIWQISSGSYESIILDYGEIPIFVMTGQRLYTLFSSMFLHADIFHIIGNMLYLFIFGDNIEDRFGHIKYLFLYLIFGVIGGLAHSYITLMFNGFDIFIPAIGASGAVSGVLGAYIVLFPRARVISVALLFY encoded by the coding sequence GTGTTCCCATTATTTGACGAGAACCCTACACGTACAAAGCCATATATTACATGGTCATTGATCTTGATCAATGTTTTAGTTTTCATATGGCAGATTTCTTCAGGTTCTTATGAAAGCATAATACTTGATTATGGAGAAATACCCATTTTTGTGATGACTGGGCAAAGGTTGTATACCCTCTTCTCATCGATGTTTCTTCATGCTGATATCTTCCACATAATTGGTAATATGCTCTACCTCTTCATCTTTGGAGATAATATCGAGGACAGATTTGGACATATAAAATACCTTTTCCTCTATCTTATCTTTGGAGTGATAGGGGGTCTTGCTCATTCTTATATTACCTTGATGTTTAATGGATTTGACATCTTCATTCCAGCCATAGGTGCATCTGGAGCAGTTTCAGGTGTATTAGGCGCATATATTGTATTATTCCCAAGGGCAAGAGTTATCAGCGTAGCCCTACTGTTCTATTT
- a CDS encoding 30S ribosomal protein S3ae has translation MPKARKGRRVKDKWRGKQWIEVETPRIFGSVPIAYLPVTDPEKALGGVVETTLFDLVKQDPQQYTIKLYFQIVKVEDDRASTILKGQEYSRDYLRSLIRRGSSMAELINDYETIDEFKVRVYIMALTRSRINSSKKHDIREIAHKIFNEKVANMSYEQLAQEVIYGKIASDLYNEAKKITHMRHLGIRKMKLLSIGKPEAKVEQVTQVSSS, from the coding sequence ATGCCAAAAGCGAGAAAGGGTAGAAGGGTAAAGGATAAATGGCGTGGCAAGCAGTGGATAGAAGTGGAAACACCACGGATCTTTGGAAGCGTACCTATAGCCTATCTGCCCGTTACAGATCCTGAAAAGGCTTTAGGAGGGGTTGTTGAGACTACACTTTTCGACCTAGTCAAACAAGATCCTCAACAATACACAATAAAATTGTACTTCCAAATTGTGAAAGTAGAAGATGATCGCGCTTCTACAATACTTAAGGGTCAAGAATATTCTAGGGATTATCTAAGAAGCCTCATTAGGCGTGGTTCATCAATGGCGGAATTGATAAATGATTACGAGACCATCGACGAGTTTAAGGTTAGAGTCTACATTATGGCTCTTACAAGATCTAGGATTAACTCTTCTAAAAAGCATGATATAAGGGAGATCGCTCATAAGATATTTAACGAGAAAGTTGCGAATATGAGTTACGAACAACTCGCTCAAGAAGTCATCTATGGTAAGATTGCATCTGACTTATATAATGAAGCAAAAAAGATTACGCATATGAGACATTTAGGCATAAGAAAGATGAAGCTTCTATCTATCGGAAAACCTGAGGCAAAGGTTGAGCAAGTTACGCAGGTTAGCAGTAGCTGA
- a CDS encoding TIGR00341 family protein: MKRLEVITSKAESKKVKEIFEQCEVLYTSGTIKIENEQCTVYSAILPDQFIDKIIDTISNNVDLRLKQNMISVYNVEATVSTYLDRLKEKVAKISPPPNPLERLVTSTERYIRLSSDILIMACFATLVALAGLFLDNVVIVIGAMLLSPLLGPINSFAVNAVLGRIEKLIKSQFSIIMLLISIILLSASITFITSNFIELPLTSQITVRSTVSLTDIGISVILGLAGGLALFIAIPEILVGVAVAVALVPPAAVTGIGLALMYIDIFFGALLLTFVNLIGLQLGSVSILWIKGVTPRRYYKKAIARKHTTYSLIILTLLLLILSIIIVMI; encoded by the coding sequence TTGAAAAGGCTGGAAGTTATAACATCTAAGGCTGAATCAAAGAAAGTTAAAGAAATATTCGAACAATGTGAAGTTTTGTACACTTCCGGAACCATAAAGATAGAGAATGAACAATGTACTGTCTATTCTGCTATTTTGCCTGATCAATTTATCGATAAAATAATCGACACGATTTCAAATAATGTCGACTTACGATTAAAACAGAATATGATAAGCGTCTATAATGTCGAGGCAACAGTTTCAACATATCTTGATCGATTGAAAGAAAAGGTAGCCAAGATAAGTCCCCCGCCTAACCCTTTAGAGAGGCTTGTAACAAGCACTGAGAGATATATTCGTCTAAGCTCAGACATCTTAATCATGGCTTGTTTTGCAACTCTAGTTGCTCTTGCTGGCCTTTTCTTAGATAATGTTGTAATAGTGATAGGTGCAATGTTATTGTCACCCTTACTTGGACCAATAAATTCCTTTGCAGTCAATGCTGTTCTAGGAAGGATTGAGAAGCTGATCAAGAGCCAATTTTCAATAATCATGCTCTTGATATCTATTATACTGTTATCTGCTTCGATTACTTTCATTACATCAAATTTTATTGAATTACCCTTGACTTCTCAAATCACAGTTCGTAGTACTGTCTCGCTGACCGATATTGGGATATCAGTTATACTGGGCTTGGCAGGAGGGCTGGCTTTATTCATCGCAATACCAGAGATACTTGTTGGAGTAGCTGTAGCTGTTGCGTTAGTTCCACCAGCCGCAGTTACTGGAATTGGATTGGCTTTAATGTACATAGACATCTTCTTTGGAGCATTGCTATTGACATTTGTCAACCTTATTGGACTTCAGTTGGGTTCGGTTTCGATACTCTGGATCAAGGGAGTTACACCAAGGAGATATTATAAGAAAGCTATAGCCAGAAAGCATACGACCTACTCACTTATCATTCTCACCTTATTACTACTGATTCTTAGTATAATTATTGTGATGATATAA
- a CDS encoding redox-regulated ATPase YchF, with protein MIVGIIGKPNTGKSTFFNAATLSHAQVASYPFTTIKPNVGMAYLRVDCVCKELGVKDTPRNSICVNGIRLIPIKLIDIAGLVPDAWKGRGLGNKFLDDIRRADALIHVIDISGSTDEEGRPCALSDHDPLFDMDFVEREFDLWLLQIVKRDWSRMSRTAESGVQKISSMLAERLSGLSIMEAQIVESINSLKLNSEKPTNWSEEDLFNLCRAIRQISKPSVIAMNKADLVTSAKNIERSRATGRLVIPCAAEAELLLRRAAKKELIEYIPGNSSFHILYFDKLTPEQRKAFDLVNDRVLKVWGSTGVQQVINDVYFNLIKSIVVYPVEDENRFSDKTGHILPDAYVMKVGSKVKDLAYKIHTDLGEGFLYAMDAKRRVRLGADYVLKDRDVIKIVSTTKRR; from the coding sequence TTGATTGTTGGTATAATAGGTAAACCGAATACTGGGAAATCTACCTTTTTTAATGCTGCAACTTTATCTCATGCACAAGTAGCAAGCTACCCATTCACAACTATAAAACCAAATGTAGGGATGGCATATCTTAGAGTAGATTGCGTATGTAAAGAATTGGGCGTTAAAGACACTCCACGTAACTCGATCTGTGTAAATGGCATTCGTCTTATTCCTATAAAATTGATAGATATTGCTGGATTGGTTCCCGATGCTTGGAAAGGAAGGGGTTTAGGAAACAAATTCTTGGACGATATTCGAAGAGCTGATGCTTTGATTCACGTCATAGATATTTCTGGGTCCACGGATGAGGAAGGTAGGCCCTGTGCTTTAAGTGATCATGATCCATTATTCGATATGGACTTTGTTGAGAGGGAATTTGACCTTTGGCTCCTACAGATAGTTAAAAGGGATTGGTCACGTATGTCTCGTACAGCAGAATCTGGAGTTCAGAAAATAAGTTCTATGCTAGCCGAGAGGTTAAGCGGGCTTTCAATAATGGAAGCGCAGATAGTTGAGTCAATAAACTCTCTTAAATTGAATTCTGAAAAGCCAACAAACTGGTCTGAAGAAGACTTATTCAATTTATGTCGTGCAATAAGGCAGATTTCAAAACCTTCGGTCATAGCTATGAACAAAGCAGACCTTGTAACTTCGGCTAAAAATATTGAGCGATCAAGAGCCACAGGGCGTTTAGTTATTCCTTGCGCAGCTGAAGCAGAACTATTGTTAAGAAGGGCAGCTAAAAAAGAGTTAATAGAATATATCCCAGGGAATAGTTCATTTCATATACTATACTTTGATAAGTTAACACCGGAACAAAGGAAAGCTTTTGACCTTGTAAATGATCGTGTCTTGAAGGTATGGGGTTCTACTGGGGTTCAACAAGTTATCAATGATGTATACTTTAACCTTATTAAGAGCATTGTTGTTTATCCTGTTGAAGATGAAAATAGATTTTCAGATAAAACTGGGCACATATTGCCAGATGCATATGTTATGAAAGTAGGCTCTAAAGTGAAGGACCTAGCATATAAAATACATACGGATTTGGGAGAGGGTTTTCTTTATGCTATGGATGCAAAAAGAAGAGTACGCCTTGGTGCTGATTACGTCTTAAAAGATAGAGATGTCATTAAAATTGTATCAACCACTAAGAGGCGTTAA